The following are from one region of the Sandaracinus amylolyticus genome:
- a CDS encoding diiron oxygenase, translating to MTRTDELSRRLIAASRDELYDVYRRFEWTDRLDRDRYAMPPELLTLHGTPIWGDLSDEQRHRLSIAETANLFANTLHGEQALVAGLSERLYGAKLSDEITDYLHHFLDEENKHMVMFGVFCRKYVGRVYPDRSVAFPKMLAPGEDEIGFYAMAMVVEDFGDFYNVRTMKDDRCDALVREISLQHHMDESRHLAFDRAYLGELTERWLPQWDEAQRAKFAAWLRGFMEANWSLYYNPSAYKDAGIDEPYVARNLAMAHPAQVAHRTRVSAKLVRFFEKIGLLPATAEPDAA from the coding sequence ATGACCCGCACCGACGAGCTGTCCCGCCGTCTGATCGCCGCGTCGCGCGACGAGCTCTACGACGTCTATCGTCGCTTCGAGTGGACCGATCGGCTCGACCGCGATCGGTACGCGATGCCACCGGAGCTCCTCACGCTCCACGGCACGCCGATCTGGGGTGATCTGAGCGACGAGCAGCGCCATCGCCTCTCGATCGCGGAGACCGCGAACCTCTTCGCGAACACGCTGCACGGAGAGCAGGCGCTGGTCGCCGGGCTCAGCGAGCGCCTCTACGGCGCGAAGCTGAGCGACGAGATCACCGACTACCTCCATCACTTCCTCGACGAAGAGAACAAGCACATGGTGATGTTCGGCGTCTTCTGTCGGAAGTACGTCGGCCGCGTGTACCCCGATCGCAGCGTCGCGTTCCCGAAGATGCTCGCGCCCGGCGAGGACGAGATCGGCTTCTACGCGATGGCGATGGTCGTCGAGGACTTCGGCGACTTCTACAACGTGCGGACCATGAAGGACGATCGCTGCGACGCGCTGGTGCGCGAGATCTCGCTGCAGCACCACATGGACGAGTCGCGCCACCTGGCGTTCGATCGCGCGTACCTCGGCGAGCTGACCGAGCGCTGGCTGCCCCAGTGGGACGAGGCCCAGCGCGCGAAGTTCGCGGCGTGGCTGCGCGGCTTCATGGAGGCCAACTGGTCTCTCTACTACAACCCGAGCGCGTACAAGGACGCGGGGATCGACGAGCCCTACGTCGCGCGCAACCTCGCGATGGCGCACCCCGCGCAGGTCGCGCACCGCACGCGCGTGTCCGCGAAGCTCGTGCGCTTCTTCGAGAAGATCGGACTGCTCCCGGCTACGGCGGAACCGGACGCAGCCTGA
- the guaA gene encoding glutamine-hydrolyzing GMP synthase has translation MDRSLVLILDFGSQYTQLIARRVREQRVYCEIHPCTIPLAQIRAMEPRAVILSGGPSSVFEEGAPSVDRGVFELGVPVLGICYGMQLFCHLLGGGVEKAAEREYGPARIEVRKAEGLLEGFQRGEHVDVWMSHGDRVHALPPGFETLASTPNAPFAAAGNLSRRIFGVQFHPEVVHTPRGVEMLRAFLFDVAKLPPDWTPGSFVEEAVEKIRAQIGPDAHAICGLSGGVDSSVAAVLVSRAIGDRLTCIFVDNGVLRKNEAAEVVKMFKEQVAIGDHGEGRLNLVHVDASKLFMDALHGVEDPEQKRKIIGRVFIEVFEREAAKVKGATHLVQGTLYPDVIESVSFKGPSATIKTHHNVGGLPERMNLKLCEPLRELFKDEVREVGASLGMPHHVLWRHPFPGPGLAIRCLGEITQEKLDVLREADAIFIEELRASELYEQVWQAFSVILPVRSVGVMGDGRTYENVLALRAVTSKDGMTADWARLPYEFLAKVSSRIINEVRGINRVVYDVSSKPPATIEWE, from the coding sequence ATGGACCGCTCGCTCGTCCTCATCCTCGACTTCGGCTCGCAGTACACCCAGCTCATCGCGCGGCGCGTCCGCGAGCAGCGCGTCTACTGCGAGATCCATCCGTGCACGATCCCGCTCGCGCAGATCCGCGCGATGGAGCCGCGCGCGGTGATCCTGAGCGGCGGTCCGTCGAGCGTGTTCGAGGAAGGCGCGCCGAGCGTCGATCGCGGTGTGTTCGAGCTCGGCGTGCCGGTGCTCGGCATCTGCTACGGGATGCAGCTCTTCTGTCACCTGCTCGGCGGCGGCGTGGAGAAGGCGGCCGAGCGCGAGTACGGCCCGGCGCGCATCGAGGTGCGCAAGGCCGAGGGACTGCTCGAGGGCTTCCAGCGCGGCGAGCACGTCGACGTGTGGATGAGCCACGGCGATCGCGTGCACGCGCTGCCGCCCGGGTTCGAGACGCTCGCGAGCACGCCGAACGCGCCCTTCGCGGCGGCGGGCAACCTCTCGCGCCGCATCTTCGGCGTGCAGTTCCACCCCGAGGTCGTGCACACGCCGCGCGGCGTGGAGATGCTGCGCGCGTTCCTGTTTGACGTCGCGAAGCTCCCGCCCGACTGGACGCCGGGCTCGTTCGTCGAGGAGGCGGTCGAGAAGATCCGCGCGCAGATCGGGCCCGACGCGCACGCGATCTGCGGGCTCTCGGGCGGCGTGGACTCGTCGGTCGCGGCAGTGCTCGTGTCGCGCGCGATCGGCGATCGCCTGACCTGCATCTTCGTCGACAACGGCGTGCTCCGGAAGAACGAGGCCGCCGAGGTCGTGAAGATGTTCAAGGAGCAGGTCGCGATCGGCGATCACGGCGAGGGGCGCCTCAACCTCGTGCACGTCGACGCGAGCAAGCTCTTCATGGACGCGCTGCACGGCGTCGAGGACCCCGAGCAGAAGCGCAAGATCATCGGGCGCGTGTTCATCGAGGTCTTCGAGCGCGAGGCTGCGAAGGTGAAGGGCGCGACGCACCTGGTGCAGGGCACGCTCTACCCCGACGTGATCGAGAGCGTGTCGTTCAAGGGCCCGAGCGCGACGATCAAGACGCACCACAACGTCGGTGGTCTGCCCGAGCGCATGAACCTCAAGCTCTGCGAGCCGCTGCGCGAGCTCTTCAAGGACGAGGTGCGCGAGGTCGGCGCGTCGCTCGGCATGCCGCACCACGTGCTGTGGCGTCATCCGTTCCCCGGGCCCGGCCTCGCGATCCGCTGCCTCGGCGAGATCACGCAAGAGAAGCTCGACGTGCTGCGCGAGGCGGACGCGATCTTCATCGAGGAGCTGCGCGCGTCGGAGCTCTACGAGCAGGTGTGGCAGGCGTTCAGCGTGATCCTGCCGGTGCGCAGCGTCGGCGTGATGGGCGACGGACGCACCTACGAGAACGTGCTCGCGCTGCGCGCGGTGACGTCGAAGGACGGCATGACCGCGGACTGGGCGCGACTGCCCTACGAGTTCCTCGCGAAGGTCAGCTCGCGCATCATCAACGAGGTGCGCGGGATCAATCGCGTGGTCTACGACGTGTCGAGCAAGCCGCCCGCCACGATCGAGTGGGAATGA